One window of Thioflexithrix psekupsensis genomic DNA carries:
- a CDS encoding PIG-L deacetylase family protein, with protein sequence MEHWYIPYTATETLPSGNVLIIAPHPDDEIFGCAGAILQYLHQQEKVQVLILTDGSAAVAHPDEDSRLLYVALRQQESNHAAQILGYGQPEFWEFTDRELPQEEWLIERLYQYLIRHRINQVYAPSTLEIHPDHIAAAHIAVEAVKRCGESVTLCMYEIGMPLRPNRLLDITAYLGQKQHAMYAFHSQLKLHDYCAFILGLNQYRAYTLPATVRAAEAYYVINGEQLRHHPAQEFGQSPVTFALEQAQQKIAILEQQLTQKQSELNQLYQSYSWQITEPLRWLKQKLYRKK encoded by the coding sequence ATGGAACACTGGTACATTCCCTATACGGCAACGGAAACATTACCTTCTGGCAATGTGTTAATTATTGCGCCACATCCCGATGATGAAATATTCGGTTGTGCGGGTGCGATTTTGCAATATTTACATCAGCAAGAAAAGGTACAGGTTTTAATTCTCACCGATGGCTCGGCGGCTGTGGCACATCCCGATGAAGACAGCCGCTTGCTTTACGTGGCATTGCGTCAACAGGAAAGCAATCACGCGGCGCAAATTCTCGGTTATGGGCAGCCTGAATTTTGGGAATTTACTGACCGCGAATTGCCGCAAGAAGAATGGTTAATTGAGCGTTTATATCAATACCTCATTCGCCATCGCATTAACCAAGTTTATGCGCCTTCGACATTAGAAATTCATCCCGACCACATTGCCGCTGCACATATTGCGGTGGAAGCGGTGAAACGTTGTGGCGAATCGGTCACTTTATGTATGTATGAAATTGGAATGCCATTACGTCCGAATCGTTTATTAGACATTACCGCTTATTTAGGGCAGAAACAACATGCCATGTATGCCTTCCATTCGCAATTAAAATTGCATGATTATTGCGCCTTTATTTTGGGTTTAAATCAATACCGTGCTTATACTTTACCAGCGACAGTGCGAGCGGCTGAGGCTTATTATGTGATTAATGGGGAACAATTGCGCCATCATCCCGCCCAAGAATTCGGCCAATCTCCTGTCACTTTCGCTTTAGAACAAGCCCAACAAAAAATTGCCATTTTAGAACAGCAATTAACTCAGAAACAAAGCGAATTAAATCAACTTTACCAAAGTTATTCTTGGCAAATTACCGAACCTTTACGCTGGTTAAAACAAAAACTTTACCGTAAAAAATAA
- a CDS encoding thioredoxin domain-containing protein, with amino-acid sequence MAQSHRHSANALIHETSPYLQQHAYQPVDWFPWQESVLARAKAEDKPILLSIGYSACHWCHVMAHECFDDPEIAALMNAHFINIKVDREERPDLDKIYQLGHQMLTQRPGGWPLTVFLDPIDLYPFFAGTYFPPKPRHGLPAFNDLLLKIVDFYQQHRDQIKEQNYLVADAYRRLDRNSGSHEGVNLSTEPLNEARQQIGQNFDATHGGFTPAPKFPHLTHIERLFRHYYATKKPDSYDETALSMALFTLRKMAFGGLYDQLGGGFFRYSVDEEWLIPHFEKMLYDNGPFLCVYTEAWQIQADALFQRIVSETAQWVMREMQSPEGGYYSTLDADSEGVEGKFYVWDRQELQNLLDKDHFPLFATHFGIGKIPNFEEHWHLHIVLEAEFLTEKYKLDGDTVSTRLNHAKKLAFEKRQQRIFPGRDEKILTAWNGLMIKGMALAGQTFAQKEWLLSAQNALDFIRQTLWHNGRLLATYKDGKAHLNAYLDDYAFLLDAILTLLQARWRSEEMQFAIELAEVLLAQFEDKKRGGFFFTAHDHEALITRPRPFTDEATPSGNGVAAYALARLGHLLGETRYLQAAERTIKAAWLSINQFASAHGSLLLALEEDAIPPQLIVLRGKIESIQVWQQHCQTGFHPHRLCLAIPDSAQDLPGHLAEFTVQGDVVAYICQGFHCLPPVRDWAEFTRIVA; translated from the coding sequence ATGGCACAATCTCATCGCCATTCAGCCAATGCGCTAATTCATGAAACCAGTCCTTATTTACAACAACATGCTTATCAACCTGTTGATTGGTTTCCTTGGCAAGAATCGGTATTGGCACGCGCTAAAGCAGAAGATAAACCTATTTTATTATCGATTGGTTATTCGGCTTGTCATTGGTGTCATGTCATGGCACATGAATGTTTTGATGATCCAGAAATAGCGGCGTTAATGAACGCGCATTTTATCAATATTAAAGTGGATAGAGAAGAACGCCCTGATTTGGATAAAATTTACCAATTAGGCCACCAAATGTTGACCCAACGTCCCGGCGGTTGGCCATTAACGGTATTTTTAGACCCAATTGATTTATATCCATTTTTTGCGGGAACTTATTTTCCGCCAAAGCCGCGACATGGCTTGCCTGCATTTAATGATTTATTATTAAAAATCGTTGATTTTTATCAACAACATCGAGATCAAATTAAAGAACAAAATTATTTAGTTGCCGATGCGTATCGCCGTTTAGATCGCAATAGTGGCTCGCATGAAGGCGTGAATTTATCCACTGAACCGCTGAATGAAGCCCGCCAGCAAATTGGGCAAAATTTTGATGCCACACACGGTGGTTTTACCCCTGCGCCAAAATTTCCTCATTTGACGCATATTGAACGATTATTTCGCCATTATTACGCCACGAAAAAACCAGACAGTTATGATGAAACGGCTTTATCGATGGCTTTATTTACTTTACGGAAAATGGCTTTTGGTGGATTATATGATCAATTAGGTGGGGGATTTTTTCGTTATTCGGTGGATGAAGAATGGTTAATTCCTCATTTTGAAAAAATGCTTTATGATAATGGCCCTTTTTTATGTGTTTATACCGAAGCGTGGCAAATTCAAGCAGATGCCTTATTTCAACGCATTGTTTCTGAGACCGCACAATGGGTGATGCGTGAAATGCAATCGCCTGAAGGCGGTTATTATTCCACTTTAGATGCGGATTCTGAAGGCGTTGAAGGTAAATTTTACGTCTGGGATCGGCAAGAATTACAAAATTTATTAGATAAAGATCATTTTCCTTTATTCGCCACTCATTTTGGTATTGGAAAAATACCTAATTTTGAGGAACATTGGCATTTACATATTGTGCTTGAAGCCGAATTTTTAACGGAAAAATATAAGTTAGATGGAGATACTGTTAGCACTCGTTTAAATCATGCTAAAAAATTAGCTTTTGAAAAGCGACAACAACGCATTTTCCCCGGCCGTGATGAGAAAATTTTAACGGCGTGGAATGGTTTAATGATAAAAGGCATGGCTTTAGCAGGACAAACATTTGCGCAAAAAGAATGGTTATTGTCAGCGCAAAACGCTTTGGATTTTATTCGCCAAACGTTATGGCATAATGGGAGATTATTAGCCACTTATAAAGACGGTAAAGCGCATTTAAATGCTTATTTAGATGATTATGCGTTTTTACTGGATGCCATTTTAACTTTATTACAAGCCCGCTGGCGCAGTGAAGAGATGCAATTTGCGATTGAATTGGCAGAGGTATTGTTGGCGCAATTTGAAGATAAGAAACGCGGTGGTTTTTTCTTTACTGCCCATGATCATGAAGCCTTAATTACGCGCCCCCGTCCTTTTACCGACGAAGCCACGCCGTCGGGCAATGGCGTTGCCGCTTACGCTTTAGCGCGTTTGGGGCATTTGTTGGGCGAAACACGTTATTTGCAGGCAGCGGAGCGTACGATTAAAGCCGCGTGGCTGTCGATTAATCAGTTTGCCTCAGCACATGGCTCTTTGTTACTGGCTTTAGAAGAAGATGCCATTCCACCGCAACTTATTGTTTTAAGAGGAAAAATTGAGTCAATCCAAGTGTGGCAACAACATTGTCAGACAGGATTTCATCCCCACCGTTTATGTCTAGCGATTCCCGACAGTGCGCAGGATTTGCCCGGCCATTTGGCGGAATTTACGGTGCAAGGCGACGTGGTGGCATACATTTGTCAAGGTTTTCACTGCTTGCCTCCCGTGCGCGATTGGGCAGAATTTACGCGAATTGTGGCGTGA
- the dapC gene encoding succinyldiaminopimelate transaminase: protein MNPHLKFLHPYPFEKLNRLKSDLIPPSSLSPINLSIGEPQHPTPDFITHALTQALAGLGKYPVTKGSDSLRKNIADWLMQRFQLPAESIDPNVHILPVNGTREALFAIAQTVINTEVKNPLVLMPNPFYQIYEGAALLAGAKPYYLNALSSSHFQPDFKAVPEAIWAQCQLLYLCSPANPSGTVLDAETFAYLIQLADEYDFIIASDECYSELYDNEPPLGLLQVCAQLGRLDFKRCLVFHSLSKRSNAPGLRSGFVAGDAAIMRDFLLYRTYHGCAMSPTVQAASAVAWADETHVQANRAAYQAKFDAMLAILQPVLSMSKPPAGFYLWPQVPVDDTEFARKLFETQNITVLPGSFLSRTTEDGVNPGQRHIRLALVASLAECEMAAQRIHEVMLHHYL from the coding sequence ATGAACCCACATTTAAAATTTCTGCACCCTTATCCTTTTGAAAAATTAAATCGTTTAAAATCAGATTTAATTCCGCCATCATCTTTATCGCCTATTAATTTATCTATTGGTGAACCACAACATCCAACGCCTGATTTTATAACTCACGCATTAACGCAGGCATTAGCAGGTTTAGGAAAATATCCTGTGACTAAAGGCAGTGATAGTTTAAGAAAAAATATTGCCGATTGGTTAATGCAACGCTTTCAATTACCCGCAGAAAGTATTGATCCCAATGTGCATATTTTACCGGTTAATGGCACGCGAGAAGCTCTTTTTGCGATTGCGCAAACGGTTATTAATACTGAAGTTAAAAACCCTTTGGTGTTAATGCCAAATCCCTTTTATCAAATTTACGAAGGTGCAGCGTTATTGGCAGGGGCAAAGCCTTATTATTTAAATGCCTTATCATCATCCCATTTCCAACCCGATTTTAAAGCCGTACCCGAAGCAATTTGGGCGCAATGTCAATTGCTTTATTTGTGCAGCCCTGCTAACCCCAGTGGCACGGTATTGGATGCAGAAACATTTGCTTATTTAATTCAATTAGCAGATGAATATGATTTTATTATTGCTTCTGACGAATGTTATTCGGAATTATATGATAATGAACCACCGCTTGGTTTATTGCAAGTATGTGCGCAATTAGGGCGATTGGATTTTAAACGTTGCCTAGTGTTTCACAGCTTATCAAAACGCTCTAATGCGCCCGGATTGCGCTCTGGATTTGTCGCGGGAGATGCGGCGATAATGCGCGATTTTTTGTTGTATCGCACTTATCACGGCTGCGCCATGTCGCCTACGGTGCAGGCAGCCAGCGCAGTGGCTTGGGCTGATGAAACCCATGTACAAGCCAATCGAGCGGCTTATCAGGCGAAATTTGACGCGATGCTGGCGATTTTACAGCCCGTATTATCAATGTCGAAACCACCAGCGGGCTTTTATCTTTGGCCGCAAGTTCCCGTAGATGATACTGAATTTGCTAGAAAATTATTTGAAACACAAAATATTACCGTTTTGCCCGGTTCTTTTCTGTCTCGTACCACAGAAGACGGGGTAAATCCCGGTCAACGCCATATTCGTTTGGCATTAGTGGCTTCTTTAGCGGAATGTGAAATGGCCGCGCAACGAATTCATGAAGTCATGTTGCATCATTATCTTTAA
- a CDS encoding cytochrome C assembly family protein has translation MNVQFMFGLLAIMFYLGAAGAQYYLPRTGLLKEKKSVFILGFVAILLHAVVLYFDIFAVDKEINLGIFNAASLVAGVIAFMLLLTLLHKPVESLILMAFPLAALTIALEFIFETHRVVKSDLGMGVTLHIFISILAYSFLTISAFQAIFLAYQERQLRHKRLGWILRQLPPLQVMENLLFQMVFLGFILLSLSLLTGFIFFNDLFGQHLVHKTFFSLIAWLVFALLLWGRWRYGWRGQTAIRWNLGGFFLLLLAYFGSKFVLEVILKR, from the coding sequence ATGAATGTTCAGTTTATGTTTGGTTTATTGGCGATTATGTTTTATTTAGGCGCGGCAGGCGCGCAATATTATTTGCCACGCACGGGATTGTTAAAAGAAAAAAAATCAGTGTTTATTTTAGGGTTTGTGGCTATTCTTTTACATGCCGTGGTGTTGTATTTTGATATTTTTGCGGTGGATAAGGAAATTAATTTAGGCATTTTTAATGCGGCTTCATTGGTCGCAGGTGTCATTGCTTTTATGCTGTTATTAACTTTGCTGCATAAGCCTGTAGAAAGTTTAATTTTAATGGCTTTTCCTTTGGCGGCATTAACCATTGCGTTAGAATTTATTTTTGAAACGCATCGCGTGGTTAAATCGGATTTGGGAATGGGCGTGACGCTGCATATTTTTATTTCTATTCTTGCTTATAGTTTTTTAACCATTTCGGCTTTTCAAGCGATTTTTTTAGCGTATCAAGAGCGTCAATTACGTCATAAGCGTTTAGGTTGGATATTGCGCCAATTACCACCATTACAAGTGATGGAAAATTTATTGTTTCAAATGGTTTTTTTAGGATTTATTTTACTGAGTTTAAGTTTATTGACAGGATTTATATTTTTTAATGATTTATTTGGGCAGCATTTGGTACATAAAACTTTTTTCTCTCTTATTGCATGGTTAGTTTTTGCCTTATTATTATGGGGAAGATGGCGTTATGGTTGGCGTGGACAGACGGCTATTCGTTGGAATTTGGGGGGCTTTTTTCTGTTATTACTGGCTTATTTTGGCAGTAAATTTGTGTTAGAAGTGATTTTGAAACGTTAA
- a CDS encoding DegT/DnrJ/EryC1/StrS family aminotransferase, protein MSLNIVLDNSIILDLLSRSINDTQHCFNRIRKVNIRFWIPSCLLSLLETQINLAHHVPLSQLLNNEDVQLLSSLAANWSLLPTRHRNRLQGLISLDAALLPGKTIIWTNQEHFETAEERVEWGDHEFLYGVLAESEYTDTVQLNNLVDQQLNIRTELEYGLFNNLRHGQYILGTEVFELEKQLARFIGVKHCISVGSGTDALLLSLLAADVSALDEVITSPFNFIAAAQMIAFIGAKPVFVDIDPETYNLDVNLLEAAITPQTRAIIPANLYGQCADYDSINAIAQTYRLMVIEDATQSFGARYKNRWSGSLTQMSCTGFTPSKPLGAYGDAGACFTNDDLLADKLRRLRVHGQKERYHHELIGINSRLDTIQANVLLAKLKIFPKEITARMEVGNRYTESLQNKVKTPVIQSYNQSCYSQYTIEVDERDLVRDKLAKRGIPTAVNYPLPLHLQPALSYLIQDKGSLPIAEAASKRVLSLPMDAYLTPEMQQEIIDAVKNAVK, encoded by the coding sequence ATGAGTTTAAATATTGTTTTAGATAATAGTATCATTTTAGATTTATTGTCGCGTTCTATTAATGACACTCAACACTGTTTTAATCGCATTCGTAAAGTGAACATTCGTTTTTGGATACCTTCTTGTTTACTGTCTTTATTAGAGACACAAATTAATTTGGCGCATCATGTGCCGTTATCGCAATTATTAAATAATGAAGATGTACAATTATTAAGTTCTTTAGCGGCGAATTGGTCATTATTACCCACGCGGCATCGCAATCGCCTACAAGGATTAATCAGTTTAGATGCAGCATTATTACCGGGTAAAACGATTATTTGGACAAATCAAGAGCATTTTGAAACCGCTGAAGAACGGGTAGAATGGGGAGATCATGAATTTTTATATGGCGTATTAGCAGAGTCAGAATATACTGATACCGTTCAATTAAATAATTTAGTGGATCAACAATTAAATATTCGCACTGAATTGGAATATGGTTTATTTAATAATTTGCGACATGGGCAGTATATTTTAGGCACAGAAGTTTTTGAATTAGAAAAGCAATTAGCGCGTTTTATTGGTGTGAAACATTGCATTAGTGTGGGCAGTGGCACGGATGCTTTATTATTGTCTTTATTAGCCGCAGATGTTAGCGCATTAGATGAGGTTATTACATCGCCTTTTAATTTTATTGCCGCAGCGCAAATGATTGCTTTTATTGGCGCAAAACCTGTTTTTGTCGATATTGATCCAGAAACTTATAATTTAGATGTTAATTTATTAGAAGCCGCCATTACCCCGCAAACTCGTGCCATTATTCCTGCGAATTTATACGGACAATGTGCGGATTATGATTCTATTAATGCCATTGCACAAACGTATCGTTTAATGGTCATTGAAGATGCCACGCAAAGTTTTGGCGCACGTTATAAAAATCGTTGGTCAGGCAGCTTAACCCAAATGAGTTGTACAGGGTTTACCCCGTCTAAGCCTTTAGGGGCCTATGGAGACGCGGGCGCATGTTTTACGAATGATGACTTGTTGGCTGATAAATTACGGCGTTTGCGGGTGCATGGACAAAAAGAACGTTACCATCATGAATTAATTGGCATTAATAGCCGTTTAGACACGATTCAAGCCAATGTATTATTGGCGAAATTAAAGATTTTTCCTAAAGAAATTACGGCGAGAATGGAAGTGGGCAATCGCTACACAGAATCTTTACAAAACAAGGTTAAAACGCCTGTGATTCAATCTTATAATCAAAGTTGTTATAGTCAATATACGATTGAAGTGGATGAGCGGGATTTGGTGCGGGATAAATTGGCAAAACGCGGCATTCCCACTGCCGTTAATTATCCATTACCGCTGCATTTACAACCTGCATTAAGTTATTTAATACAGGATAAAGGCAGTTTACCTATCGCTGAAGCGGCCAGTAAGCGCGTATTGAGTTTGCCTATGGATGCGTATTTAACTCCAGAAATGCAACAAGAGATTATTGATGCCGTTAAAAATGCGGTTAAATAG
- the glf gene encoding UDP-galactopyranose mutase yields the protein MKFDWMIVGAGFTGAVLAERIASQLGQKVLIVEQRNHIAGNAYDDYDEHGVLIHHYGPHIFHTNARYIWDYLSQFTTWRPYYHRVLGVIDGQTVPIPFNLNSLYALFPPRYADKLAEQLIQQYGFNVKVPILKIKEEAEKSGQADLKFLADYIYRNVFHNYTLKQWDLTPEQLSPSVTARVPIYVSRDDRYFQDSYQGMPAQGYTALFKRLLAHPNIKVLLNADYREIAALIPHNRLIYTGAIDDFFDHVHGELPYRSLAFKFTHHPEDVQQAVGTVNYPNEYQYTRITEFKHLTGQRIAGSTCVAEYPQAYRRGENIPYYPIPRDDYREQYHRYLEEAKKCNPQVIFAGRLADYQYYNMDQAVARALTIFKKNICAGETV from the coding sequence ATGAAATTTGATTGGATGATTGTTGGTGCAGGCTTTACGGGTGCTGTATTGGCAGAGCGAATTGCCAGCCAATTGGGACAGAAAGTATTAATTGTGGAACAGCGCAATCATATTGCAGGCAATGCTTATGATGATTATGATGAACATGGGGTATTAATTCATCATTATGGCCCGCATATTTTTCATACGAATGCGCGTTATATTTGGGATTATTTGTCACAATTTACCACATGGCGACCTTATTATCACCGTGTTTTGGGTGTGATTGATGGGCAAACAGTGCCAATTCCTTTTAATTTAAATTCGCTTTACGCTTTATTTCCGCCGCGTTATGCGGATAAATTAGCTGAACAATTAATTCAGCAATATGGTTTTAATGTCAAAGTGCCAATTTTAAAAATTAAAGAAGAAGCAGAGAAATCAGGACAAGCCGATTTAAAGTTTTTAGCCGATTATATTTATCGCAATGTTTTCCACAATTACACGTTGAAACAATGGGATTTAACGCCCGAACAATTAAGTCCTTCAGTAACGGCTAGAGTACCGATTTATGTCAGTCGAGATGATCGGTATTTTCAAGACAGTTATCAAGGAATGCCCGCACAAGGATATACTGCGTTATTTAAGCGTTTATTAGCCCATCCCAATATCAAAGTGTTATTAAATGCAGATTATCGAGAAATCGCAGCATTAATTCCTCACAATCGCCTGATTTATACAGGTGCAATTGATGATTTCTTTGATCATGTTCATGGCGAATTGCCTTATCGCAGTTTAGCGTTTAAATTCACGCATCATCCGGAAGATGTTCAACAAGCCGTTGGCACGGTGAATTATCCCAATGAATATCAATATACCCGCATCACCGAATTTAAACATTTAACGGGACAACGCATTGCAGGCAGCACGTGTGTCGCTGAATATCCGCAAGCCTATCGTCGGGGCGAAAATATTCCTTATTATCCCATTCCACGCGATGATTACCGTGAACAATATCACCGTTATTTAGAAGAAGCGAAAAAGTGCAATCCTCAAGTTATTTTTGCAGGACGATTAGCCGATTATCAATATTATAATATGGATCAAGCGGTGGCTCGGGCTTTAACGATTTTTAAGAAAAATATATGTGCGGGCGAAACGGTTTAA
- a CDS encoding CHAT domain-containing protein produces the protein MSLLASEIDVDQVIEQAQALRQQGQFHLPVSLLQAALARPNLSPAQHAGLWCELSELYRLRGELDAALTAVQKGLIWAERNENSFYNAQLLLQWGNLFNQQFEPELALEKYQQALTLAQENKQNGLIITVLLNILRTENELALTPSVQLDTIRFYLEKLTQDSEKLLPLIHLSQYTFLTQKQRYLLLIEAKEWAEKTQEWRLYSFILGHLGALYQENQQWTEAKQLTQQAIFHAQMWPDSLFRWQGQFAYLAQKQGDKLSAIAHYRLALTTLSRIRHLLYPSLTAKAFDAEIKPLYFNLLDLLFEQAKDESNPEKKQQLLQEIQTILENYRAIELENYYQDDCVTIQEQITNTHHFDLDTAIIYPILLTDRTEFLIKIGSQLYQMTQDQSARDIEALIHRFLTRRLAAVQAHLLYQHLILPIEPLLRQQAIKTLVIIPYGTLLKLPFAALKDDQGAYLIEHYALAIIPSLNLTHAATSDVSLIDVLAGGLSTAMLSFPALPAVSLELATLHQLFGGQLPLHNETFTYSQLAHDLNNKYYPLIHFATHSEFHSDAKRSFLLMYQEKLTLNQLEQLVRTHRWQQQPVELLTLSACETAVDSREETAEWRGALGLAGVAVKAGARRVLASLWRVDDRATQQFMAQFYQQLRDHPQQSHAVLLQQTQLALLKTEFNHPWYWSAFILIGNWL, from the coding sequence GATCAGGTGATTGAACAGGCGCAGGCTTTGCGTCAACAAGGACAATTTCACCTGCCCGTATCGTTGCTACAAGCGGCATTGGCGCGTCCAAACTTGTCTCCCGCACAACATGCAGGGCTGTGGTGCGAATTGAGCGAATTATATCGATTGCGTGGCGAATTAGACGCGGCTTTAACGGCGGTGCAAAAAGGATTGATCTGGGCAGAACGCAATGAAAATTCATTTTATAATGCTCAATTATTGCTGCAATGGGGCAATTTATTCAATCAGCAATTTGAGCCTGAATTGGCTTTAGAAAAATATCAACAGGCTTTAACCTTGGCACAAGAGAATAAACAAAATGGGTTAATTATTACTGTTTTATTGAATATTTTACGCACTGAAAACGAATTGGCTTTAACGCCCAGTGTGCAATTAGACACGATTCGATTTTATCTTGAAAAATTAACACAAGACAGTGAGAAATTATTACCGTTAATTCATTTGTCACAATATACTTTTTTAACGCAAAAACAGCGTTATTTATTACTGATCGAAGCCAAAGAATGGGCAGAAAAAACGCAAGAATGGCGTTTATACAGTTTTATTTTGGGACATTTAGGGGCTTTATATCAGGAAAATCAACAATGGACAGAAGCCAAGCAATTGACTCAACAAGCAATTTTCCACGCCCAAATGTGGCCAGACAGTTTATTCCGTTGGCAGGGGCAGTTTGCTTATTTGGCGCAAAAACAAGGCGATAAATTATCGGCCATTGCTCATTATCGATTGGCATTAACCACATTAAGTCGCATTCGTCATTTATTATACCCTAGTTTAACCGCAAAGGCATTTGATGCTGAAATTAAACCGTTATATTTTAACTTATTAGATTTATTATTTGAACAGGCTAAGGATGAATCCAATCCAGAGAAAAAACAACAGTTATTACAAGAGATTCAAACTATTTTAGAAAATTATCGCGCTATCGAATTAGAAAATTATTATCAAGATGATTGTGTCACCATTCAAGAACAGATAACTAACACGCATCATTTCGATCTGGATACGGCTATTATTTATCCTATTTTATTAACGGATCGCACTGAATTTTTAATTAAAATAGGCAGCCAATTATATCAAATGACCCAAGATCAATCAGCGCGAGATATAGAAGCCTTAATTCATCGTTTTTTAACTCGTCGATTAGCCGCGGTTCAGGCTCATTTATTATATCAACATCTTATCTTACCCATAGAACCATTATTACGCCAGCAGGCGATTAAAACTTTAGTAATAATTCCTTATGGAACTTTGTTAAAATTACCGTTTGCTGCTTTAAAAGATGATCAAGGTGCTTATTTAATTGAACATTATGCGCTGGCGATTATTCCCAGTTTAAATTTAACTCATGCGGCGACTTCTGATGTTTCATTAATAGATGTCTTAGCAGGGGGGTTATCAACAGCCATGTTATCATTTCCTGCTTTGCCTGCGGTATCATTAGAATTAGCGACATTACATCAATTATTTGGTGGACAATTGCCTTTGCATAATGAAACTTTTACTTATTCTCAATTGGCACATGATTTAAATAATAAATATTATCCATTAATTCATTTCGCCACCCATAGCGAATTTCACAGTGATGCCAAGCGCAGTTTTTTATTAATGTATCAAGAAAAATTAACGTTAAATCAATTAGAACAATTAGTGAGAACTCACCGCTGGCAACAGCAACCCGTAGAATTATTAACCCTAAGTGCTTGTGAAACGGCAGTGGATTCACGAGAAGAAACAGCAGAATGGCGTGGCGCATTGGGATTGGCAGGGGTCGCGGTGAAAGCAGGCGCACGGCGCGTATTGGCCAGCTTGTGGCGAGTGGATGACCGAGCCACGCAACAATTTATGGCACAATTTTATCAACAATTACGCGATCATCCACAGCAATCCCACGCCGTTTTATTACAACAAACTCAATTGGCGTTGTTAAAAACGGAGTTTAATCATCCTTGGTATTGGTCAGCTTTTATTTTAATTGGCAATTGGTTATAG